From a region of the Paraburkholderia hospita genome:
- a CDS encoding Na+/H+ antiporter, which produces MDIVFTVLILLLAVAASGVVVRLVPLKLPLPLVQIVFGALLAWPRLGLHVTFDPELFMMLFIPPLLFADGWRIPKREFFMQRRAILMLALGLVFMTVVAVGYFIHAMVPSISLPIAFALAAVLSPTDAVALSGIAGRNRLPEHLMHILEGEALMNDASGLVALKFAIAAALTGVFSLRDASVSFVIIALGGLATGAAVAWLFSFASTRFLNLTEEGDPAPGVVMTMLIPFAAYLFAEHFEFSGVLAAVAAGMTMNYSTFTTSSPASARVRASVTWTMIEFVFNGMVFILLGLQFPHIIGRALLDAHKEASGSELRLIFYVAAVAVALYALRFVWVWLLRWFASRGAAKQGVANAVPGLRTVSMTTIAGVRGAVTLAGVLSLPVALSNGQPLPGRDTAIFIASGVILVSLFVAVIGLPLLMNGARRRPDPHAAEERMARIQAAQAAIRAIDRYQETATADLDEASSAHAADVTARVMDIYRRRLATLDDDMEPAENARRAEALEFQMKLAAMRAERVTLLDLRGSQLINDDTMNKLMREVDLSETALLTRGKGKK; this is translated from the coding sequence ATGGATATCGTCTTCACCGTTTTGATCCTGCTGCTCGCCGTCGCCGCTTCGGGCGTCGTGGTGCGGCTGGTGCCGCTCAAGCTGCCGCTGCCGCTCGTGCAGATCGTGTTCGGTGCGCTGCTCGCATGGCCGCGCCTTGGCCTGCATGTGACGTTCGATCCCGAACTCTTCATGATGCTGTTCATTCCGCCGCTGCTGTTCGCGGACGGCTGGCGCATCCCCAAGCGCGAGTTCTTCATGCAGCGTCGCGCGATCCTCATGCTCGCACTCGGCCTCGTGTTCATGACGGTGGTCGCGGTCGGCTACTTCATTCACGCGATGGTGCCGTCGATCTCGCTGCCCATCGCGTTCGCGCTCGCCGCCGTGCTGTCGCCGACGGACGCCGTCGCGCTGTCGGGCATCGCCGGGCGCAACCGCTTGCCCGAGCATCTGATGCATATCCTCGAAGGCGAAGCGTTGATGAACGACGCGTCCGGTCTCGTCGCGTTGAAGTTCGCGATCGCCGCCGCGTTGACGGGCGTGTTCTCGCTGCGCGACGCGTCGGTGAGTTTTGTGATCATCGCGCTCGGCGGGCTGGCGACGGGCGCGGCCGTCGCGTGGCTGTTCAGCTTCGCGTCGACGCGCTTTCTCAACCTCACCGAAGAAGGCGACCCTGCGCCCGGCGTCGTGATGACGATGCTGATTCCGTTCGCCGCGTATCTGTTCGCCGAGCACTTCGAGTTTTCCGGTGTTCTCGCCGCCGTCGCCGCCGGCATGACGATGAACTACTCGACGTTCACGACCTCGAGCCCCGCGTCGGCGCGCGTGCGGGCGAGCGTCACGTGGACGATGATCGAGTTCGTCTTCAATGGCATGGTCTTTATCCTGCTCGGCCTGCAGTTTCCGCACATCATCGGCCGCGCGCTGCTCGACGCGCATAAAGAAGCGAGCGGCTCCGAGTTGCGGCTGATCTTCTATGTCGCCGCCGTCGCGGTGGCGCTGTACGCGTTGCGCTTCGTGTGGGTCTGGCTGCTGCGCTGGTTCGCGAGCCGCGGCGCGGCGAAGCAAGGCGTCGCGAATGCAGTGCCCGGCCTGCGCACCGTATCGATGACGACCATCGCGGGCGTGCGGGGCGCCGTGACGCTTGCGGGCGTGCTATCGCTGCCCGTCGCGTTATCGAATGGACAGCCGCTGCCTGGACGCGATACTGCGATCTTCATCGCGTCGGGCGTGATTCTCGTGTCGCTGTTCGTCGCTGTGATCGGCTTGCCGCTATTGATGAACGGCGCGCGCCGCCGGCCCGATCCGCATGCCGCCGAAGAACGCATGGCGCGCATTCAGGCGGCGCAGGCGGCGATCCGCGCAATCGACCGCTATCAGGAAACGGCGACCGCCGATCTCGACGAAGCCTCATCCGCGCATGCCGCCGATGTGACGGCGCGCGTGATGGATATTTACCGCCGCCGTCTCGCAACACTCGACGACGACATGGAACCCGCCGAAAACGCGCGGCGCGCCGAAGCGCTGGAGTTTCAGATGAAGCTCGCAGCGATGCGCGCCGAACGCGTGACGCTGCTCGACCTGCGCGGCAGTCAGTTGATCAACGACGACACGATGAACAAGCTGATGCGCGAAGTGGATCTGTCGGAGACCGCGTTGCTGACGCGCGGAAAAGGGAAGAAGTAA
- a CDS encoding glutathione S-transferase family protein, protein MKLYYWPKTRAFRALWMLEEIGEPYELVRVNLRAGEQDTTDFHHVNPMCKLPALDDGGVQVAESGAVLLYLADRFPEANLGAPVGDPLRGRFLQWLFFTPGCLEPAMAEKMTGASGNSFSFGWGNLERVKAAIDMALDEGDWLLGERFSAADLLLAGTLQIAFVAKLLEPSGRIGEYVERAIAREGHVRAMAIEQREIDALKAKH, encoded by the coding sequence ATGAAACTGTATTACTGGCCGAAAACGCGGGCTTTCCGCGCGCTGTGGATGCTCGAAGAAATCGGTGAACCCTATGAACTCGTGCGCGTGAATCTGCGCGCGGGCGAGCAGGACACCACCGATTTCCACCACGTCAATCCGATGTGCAAACTCCCCGCGCTCGACGACGGCGGCGTGCAGGTCGCCGAATCGGGCGCGGTGCTGCTGTATCTGGCCGACCGTTTCCCCGAAGCGAATCTTGGCGCGCCAGTCGGCGATCCGTTGCGCGGGCGTTTCCTGCAGTGGCTTTTCTTCACCCCAGGCTGTCTCGAACCCGCGATGGCCGAAAAGATGACTGGCGCGTCGGGCAATTCGTTCAGCTTCGGCTGGGGCAACCTGGAGCGCGTGAAGGCGGCCATCGATATGGCGCTCGATGAAGGCGACTGGCTGCTCGGCGAGCGCTTTTCCGCTGCGGACCTGCTGCTGGCGGGCACGCTGCAGATCGCGTTTGTCGCGAAGCTGCTCGAGCCGTCGGGGCGCATCGGCGAGTACGTCGAGCGGGCGATCGCGCGCGAAGGGCACGTGCGGGCAATGGCAATCGAACAACGTGAAATAGACGCGTTGAAGGCGAAGCACTAG
- a CDS encoding ion channel: MSATPPESNHHRARKGRILDRKIRMRSHTVIAHGLPLRVWQDLYHRALTISWPVFFISLALLFLVLNSVFASLYELGGAAIANQNPKGFAGAFFFSVETLATVGYGDMHPRTLYGHLVATLEIFIGMSGIALATGLIFARFSRPRAKIVFSQYAVVRPIDGRTTLMVRTANARQNVIVEARARLRLMRVERSSEGYVLRKIYDLRLVRDQQPMFYLGWNLMHVIDEASPLFGQTPESLAEQDASLLITIEGSDENTAQTMQARYSWLSDDIRWQHRFVDLIREVNGVSHIDYTHFDDVEPLQPHELQQAPTG; encoded by the coding sequence ATGAGCGCGACCCCGCCCGAATCGAACCATCACCGTGCGCGTAAAGGCCGGATTCTCGACCGAAAAATTCGCATGCGTTCGCACACAGTGATCGCGCATGGCTTGCCGCTGCGCGTCTGGCAGGACCTCTATCACCGCGCGCTGACGATCAGCTGGCCTGTGTTCTTCATCTCGCTCGCGTTGCTGTTCCTCGTGCTGAACTCAGTCTTCGCGTCGCTGTACGAACTCGGCGGCGCCGCCATCGCCAATCAGAATCCGAAGGGCTTTGCGGGCGCGTTCTTCTTCAGCGTCGAGACGCTCGCGACGGTCGGCTACGGCGACATGCATCCGCGCACGCTTTACGGGCATCTCGTCGCGACACTCGAAATATTCATCGGCATGTCGGGTATCGCGCTGGCCACAGGGCTGATCTTCGCGCGCTTTTCGCGGCCGCGCGCGAAGATCGTGTTCTCGCAATACGCGGTTGTGCGCCCCATCGACGGACGCACCACGCTGATGGTGCGCACCGCGAACGCACGGCAAAACGTGATCGTCGAGGCTCGCGCGCGGCTGCGGCTGATGCGCGTCGAGCGGTCGTCGGAAGGCTATGTGCTGCGCAAGATTTACGACCTGCGGCTGGTGCGCGATCAGCAGCCAATGTTCTACCTCGGCTGGAACCTGATGCACGTGATCGACGAAGCCAGCCCGCTTTTCGGCCAGACGCCAGAGAGCCTCGCGGAGCAGGACGCGTCGCTGCTGATCACGATAGAAGGTTCGGACGAAAACACCGCGCAGACGATGCAGGCGCGCTATTCGTGGCTCAGCGACGACATACGCTGGCAGCACCGTTTCGTCGATCTGATCCGCGAAGTGAACGGGGTGAGCCATATCGATTACACGCATTTCGACGACGTCGAGCCGCTTCAACCGCACGAACTGCAGCAGGCGCCGACGGGCTGA
- a CDS encoding carbohydrate kinase family protein, with translation MSASPEFHAEFPEFVSAGDILTDLVRTGPASWLSVPGGAGWNVARAVARLGLPTACAGSLGVDNFSDDLWNASVAAGLDMRFMQRVERAPLLAVVHQTHPPAYFFMGDNSADLAFDPSKLPEGWMPQVKWAHFGCISLVRQPLGATLAKLAADLRERGVKISFDPNYRNLMEHGYEPTLRQMASLADLIKVSDEDLRLLFKTDDEAAALAQLRAMNPTAIVLVTRGSETATLIDGDRIVEAKPPRVAVADTVGAGDASIGGLLFSLMTAPQRKWEEHLAFSLAAGAAACRHSGAHSPTLDEVVSLLQD, from the coding sequence ATGAGCGCGAGCCCTGAATTTCACGCTGAGTTTCCTGAATTCGTTTCCGCCGGCGACATCCTCACCGATCTCGTGCGCACGGGTCCTGCAAGCTGGCTGTCGGTTCCCGGCGGCGCGGGCTGGAACGTCGCGCGAGCGGTTGCGCGGCTGGGTCTGCCAACGGCCTGCGCCGGATCGCTCGGCGTCGACAATTTCTCCGACGACCTGTGGAACGCGAGCGTCGCCGCGGGCCTCGACATGCGCTTCATGCAGCGCGTCGAACGTGCGCCGCTGCTCGCCGTCGTGCATCAGACGCATCCGCCCGCGTATTTCTTCATGGGCGACAACAGCGCGGACCTCGCTTTCGATCCGTCGAAGCTGCCCGAAGGCTGGATGCCGCAGGTGAAGTGGGCGCATTTCGGCTGCATCAGCCTCGTGCGCCAGCCGCTCGGCGCGACGCTCGCGAAGCTCGCCGCCGACCTGCGCGAGCGCGGCGTGAAGATCAGCTTCGATCCGAACTACCGCAACCTGATGGAGCACGGCTACGAGCCGACGCTGCGCCAGATGGCGTCGCTGGCCGATCTGATCAAGGTATCGGACGAAGACCTGCGGCTGCTGTTCAAGACCGACGATGAAGCGGCTGCCCTCGCGCAATTGCGCGCGATGAATCCAACGGCCATCGTGCTCGTCACGCGCGGCTCGGAGACGGCGACGTTGATCGACGGCGACCGGATCGTCGAAGCGAAGCCGCCGCGCGTGGCTGTCGCCGATACCGTCGGCGCGGGCGACGCGTCGATCGGCGGACTGCTGTTCAGTCTGATGACGGCGCCGCAACGCAAGTGGGAAGAGCATCTGGCGTTCTCGCTCGCGGCAGGCGCGGCGGCTTGCCGCCATTCGGGCGCGCATTCGCCGACGCTCGATGAAGTGGTATCGCTGCTGCAGGATTGA
- a CDS encoding copper homeostasis protein CutC has protein sequence MRSERVLLEVIATTVADAMAAARGGADRLELITAMGEGGLTPSIGMIEAVVAAVSIPVNVIVRPHSRSFVYDADDFAVMLRDVRAVKAAGANAVVIGMLTASREVDRDGLLRVVDVADGMPITFHRAFDDARDLHEALDVLLEFDAVTNVLTSGGKGSVLDAADEVRALVVRAAQSHCTVLAGAGLNVDRVAGFVRATRVEAVHFGSGVRGAALASVCEEKVRKVRDLLDS, from the coding sequence ATGCGAAGCGAACGGGTATTGCTCGAAGTCATCGCGACGACGGTTGCCGATGCTATGGCCGCTGCGCGCGGCGGTGCGGATCGGCTTGAACTGATTACGGCGATGGGCGAGGGTGGGTTGACGCCGAGCATCGGGATGATCGAGGCCGTAGTCGCGGCGGTGTCGATTCCCGTTAATGTGATTGTGCGGCCGCATAGCCGGTCGTTTGTCTATGATGCTGATGATTTCGCTGTGATGCTGCGGGATGTGCGTGCGGTGAAGGCGGCGGGGGCGAATGCTGTTGTGATTGGGATGTTGACTGCGTCGCGTGAGGTTGATCGCGATGGGTTGCTGCGGGTCGTTGACGTTGCCGATGGCATGCCCATCACGTTTCATCGTGCGTTTGATGATGCGCGTGATTTGCATGAGGCGCTTGATGTGTTGCTTGAGTTTGATGCTGTTACGAATGTGTTGACTTCAGGTGGCAAGGGTTCGGTGCTGGACGCTGCGGATGAGGTTCGGGCGCTCGTTGTGCGCGCTGCGCAATCGCATTGCACTGTGCTCGCGGGTGCTGGGCTTAACGTTGATCGTGTTGCTGGGTTTGTTCGCGCTACGCGCGTCGAGGCTGTGCATTTTGGATCGGGCGTAAGGGGAGCTGCGCTCGCTTCTGTTTGCGAGGAGAAGGTCAGGAAGGTTCGCGATTTGTTGGACTCTTGA
- a CDS encoding IS110 family RNA-guided transposase: protein MNQTSSSLYIGIDVSGSTLDVAIHDTTEHFSVDNETAAIEQLVQRLIALGPTLIVMEATGKLELAVLRALCQAGLPAVAVNPRQVRDFARATGKRAKTDRIDAFVIAHFAAVIKPVVRPLNDVQTEQLQALLLRRAQLIDMLVAEKARLERAHAAAKESLNDHIKWLKQQLTVADRDIDSFLRASPAWRQKEDLLRSVPGIGPGAAATLIAFMPQLGSLNRREIAALTGVAPFNSDSGKHTGKRRIQGGRAIVRRALYMACIPALRFNPTIRAFYDRLRQAGKPFKVAMTACIRKLIVTLNAMVHNSTPWNPSTN, encoded by the coding sequence ATGAACCAGACTTCTTCGTCCCTTTATATCGGCATCGACGTCAGCGGTAGCACGCTCGACGTTGCCATCCACGACACGACCGAACATTTCAGTGTCGACAATGAAACCGCCGCCATCGAACAGTTGGTCCAGCGTCTGATCGCGCTGGGTCCCACCCTGATCGTCATGGAGGCCACCGGCAAGCTCGAACTCGCCGTGCTCAGGGCGCTCTGCCAGGCCGGCCTGCCCGCTGTCGCGGTTAATCCCCGACAGGTGCGCGACTTTGCCAGAGCCACCGGCAAACGGGCGAAGACCGACCGCATCGACGCGTTCGTCATCGCCCATTTCGCCGCCGTCATCAAACCCGTCGTGCGCCCGCTCAACGATGTGCAGACCGAGCAGCTGCAAGCCCTGCTGCTGCGCCGTGCCCAGCTCATCGACATGCTCGTGGCCGAAAAAGCCCGCCTGGAGCGCGCTCATGCCGCGGCTAAGGAAAGCCTGAATGACCATATCAAATGGCTCAAACAGCAGCTCACCGTCGCCGACAGGGACATCGATTCGTTCCTGCGCGCTTCGCCCGCGTGGCGTCAGAAGGAGGACCTGCTGCGCTCGGTGCCCGGCATCGGTCCCGGCGCCGCGGCCACACTGATCGCGTTCATGCCACAACTCGGTTCATTGAACCGCCGCGAGATCGCCGCGCTGACCGGTGTTGCTCCGTTCAATTCCGATAGCGGCAAGCACACCGGCAAGCGTCGCATTCAGGGCGGTCGTGCCATCGTGCGGCGCGCGCTTTATATGGCTTGCATCCCCGCGCTGCGCTTCAATCCGACCATCAGGGCCTTCTACGACCGTCTGCGTCAGGCCGGCAAACCCTTCAAGGTGGCCATGACCGCGTGCATTCGCAAGCTCATCGTGACGCTCAACGCCATGGTCCATAACTCAACACCCTGGAACCCATCGACGAACTAA
- a CDS encoding indolepyruvate ferredoxin oxidoreductase family protein → MTARLPIDGTPALADYRLSDNLTATRGRIFLTGTQALVRLALMQRQLDKARGLNTAGFISGYRGSPLGMVDQQLWKANKLLEANDVRFLPAINEELGGTAVLGTQRVESDPERTVDGVYAMWYGKGPGVDRAGDALKHGNAYGSSQHGGVLVVAGDDHGCVSSSMPHQSDFAMIAWHMPVVNPSNIADMLEFGIYGWALSRYSGAWVGYKAISETVESGSTVDLDALQMEWPTPEGFQAPAGGLHNRWPDLPSLTIEQRLHAKLDAVRHFARFNSIDKWIAPSPHANVGIVTCGKAHLDLMEALRRLDLTVADLEQAGVRIYKVGLSFPLEMTRIDAFVSGLSEVLVIEEKGPVIEQQIKDYLYNRTEGTRPTIVGKHAEDGSMLLSSLGELRPSRILPVFANWLAKHKPALDRRERVVDLVAPQILSNAADAVKRTPYFCSGCPHNTSTKVPEGSIAQAGIGCHFMASWMERDTTGLIQMGGEGVDWASHSMFTKTRHVFQNLGDGTYFHSGILAIRQAVAAKATITYKILYNDAVAMTGGQPVDGSISVPQIARQVEAEGVSHFVVVSDEPEKYDGHHGQFPKGTTFHHRSELDKVQRELRDIDGVTVLIYDQTCAAEKRRRRKKGEFPDPDKRLFINEEVCEGCGDCGVQSNCLSVEPVETPLGRKRRIDQSSCNKDYSCVNGFCPSFVTIEGGKLKKAAGVAFDAVALAARVDALPTPATHLDAAPYDILVTGVGGTGVVTVGALISMAAHLEGKSASVLDFMGFAQKGGSVLSFVRFAARDEWLNQVRIDTQQADVLLACDMVVGAGADALQTVRHGRTRIVVNTHAIPNASFVQNPDANLHADALIDKMRHAAGEERMSSCDAQALATRFLGDTIGANILMLGFAWQLGLVPVSFAAMMRAIELNNVAVQMNQLAFSIGRMAAADPSGLETLWTQRHAAQPAVALETLDALVADREARLLAYGGEAYVKRYRALVDAARQAERKLEGAVEVEARLSRAVATTFYRLLAVKDEYEVARLHSDPAFRAALEAQFEGTAGKDFGVKFNLAPPTISRAKHGATPQKKTFGQWMWPVFGVMAKWRGLRGTMLDPFGRTVERRMERELSADYEATMQRAFVIFDDVTADDVVKLAGLHARVRGYGHVKLANLAAVKRSERALAAQLHVEAATGAAVDEALREAKGVGALRGIPVVVAK, encoded by the coding sequence ATGACCGCACGTCTACCCATCGACGGCACCCCCGCACTCGCCGACTACCGCCTGTCGGACAACCTGACCGCCACGCGCGGCCGCATCTTCCTGACAGGCACACAGGCGCTCGTGCGTCTCGCGCTGATGCAGCGCCAGCTCGACAAGGCGCGCGGCCTGAACACCGCTGGCTTCATCAGCGGCTATCGCGGCTCGCCGCTCGGCATGGTCGACCAGCAGTTGTGGAAAGCGAACAAACTGCTGGAAGCGAACGACGTCCGCTTTCTGCCCGCGATCAACGAGGAACTCGGCGGCACGGCGGTGCTCGGCACACAGCGCGTCGAATCGGACCCGGAACGCACCGTCGATGGCGTGTACGCGATGTGGTACGGCAAAGGCCCGGGCGTCGATCGCGCAGGCGACGCGCTCAAGCACGGCAACGCCTACGGCTCGTCGCAGCATGGCGGCGTACTGGTCGTCGCCGGTGACGACCACGGCTGCGTATCGTCGTCGATGCCGCATCAGAGCGACTTCGCGATGATCGCGTGGCACATGCCCGTCGTGAACCCGTCGAACATTGCGGACATGCTGGAGTTCGGCATCTACGGCTGGGCGCTGTCGCGCTACTCGGGCGCGTGGGTCGGATACAAGGCGATTTCGGAAACGGTCGAATCGGGCTCGACCGTCGATCTCGACGCGTTGCAGATGGAATGGCCCACGCCCGAAGGCTTTCAGGCGCCCGCGGGCGGCCTGCACAACCGCTGGCCCGACTTGCCGAGTCTCACGATCGAACAGCGTCTGCACGCGAAGCTCGACGCCGTGCGGCACTTCGCGCGCTTCAACAGCATCGACAAGTGGATCGCGCCGAGCCCGCACGCGAACGTCGGCATCGTCACCTGCGGAAAGGCACATCTCGATCTGATGGAAGCGCTGCGCCGGCTCGATCTCACTGTCGCCGATCTGGAACAGGCGGGCGTGCGCATCTACAAAGTGGGCCTGTCGTTCCCGCTCGAAATGACGCGCATCGATGCGTTCGTTTCCGGTCTATCGGAAGTGCTCGTGATCGAAGAGAAAGGCCCCGTGATCGAGCAGCAGATCAAGGACTATCTGTACAACCGCACGGAAGGCACGCGCCCCACGATTGTCGGCAAGCACGCTGAAGATGGCTCGATGCTGCTGTCATCGCTCGGCGAATTGCGGCCGTCGCGTATTCTGCCTGTGTTCGCGAACTGGCTCGCTAAGCACAAGCCCGCGCTCGACCGCCGCGAACGCGTGGTCGATCTCGTCGCGCCGCAGATTCTGTCGAATGCCGCCGATGCCGTGAAGCGCACGCCCTACTTCTGTTCGGGCTGCCCGCACAACACGTCGACGAAAGTGCCTGAAGGTTCTATCGCGCAGGCGGGTATCGGCTGCCACTTCATGGCGTCGTGGATGGAGCGCGACACGACGGGTTTGATCCAGATGGGCGGCGAAGGCGTCGACTGGGCCTCGCATTCGATGTTCACGAAGACGCGCCACGTATTCCAGAATCTCGGCGACGGCACGTACTTCCACTCGGGCATTCTCGCAATCCGCCAGGCTGTCGCGGCGAAGGCGACGATCACCTACAAGATTCTCTACAACGACGCCGTCGCGATGACGGGCGGCCAGCCAGTTGACGGCAGCATCTCGGTGCCGCAGATTGCGCGTCAGGTCGAAGCGGAAGGCGTGTCGCACTTCGTCGTGGTCAGCGACGAACCGGAAAAGTACGACGGCCATCATGGCCAGTTCCCGAAGGGCACGACGTTCCATCACCGCAGCGAACTCGACAAGGTGCAGCGCGAGCTGCGCGACATAGACGGCGTGACGGTGCTGATCTACGACCAGACGTGTGCCGCCGAAAAGCGCCGCCGCCGCAAAAAAGGCGAGTTTCCCGATCCGGACAAACGCCTCTTCATCAACGAGGAAGTCTGCGAAGGTTGCGGCGATTGCGGCGTGCAGTCGAACTGTCTGTCCGTCGAACCCGTTGAAACGCCGTTGGGTCGCAAGCGTCGCATCGATCAGTCGTCGTGCAACAAGGACTATTCGTGCGTGAACGGCTTCTGCCCGAGCTTCGTGACGATCGAAGGCGGCAAGCTGAAGAAGGCGGCAGGCGTCGCATTCGATGCAGTCGCGCTCGCCGCTCGCGTCGACGCATTGCCAACGCCTGCGACGCACCTCGACGCCGCGCCGTACGACATTCTCGTGACGGGCGTCGGCGGCACGGGTGTCGTGACGGTCGGCGCGCTGATCAGCATGGCCGCGCATCTGGAGGGCAAGAGCGCTTCGGTGCTCGACTTCATGGGCTTCGCGCAGAAGGGCGGTTCGGTGCTGTCGTTCGTGCGCTTCGCCGCGCGCGACGAATGGCTGAACCAGGTGCGCATCGACACGCAACAGGCCGACGTGCTGCTCGCCTGCGACATGGTGGTCGGCGCGGGCGCGGACGCATTGCAGACGGTGCGTCACGGCCGCACGCGCATCGTCGTGAACACGCACGCGATTCCGAACGCGTCGTTCGTGCAGAATCCGGACGCGAATCTGCACGCGGATGCGCTGATCGACAAGATGCGTCACGCGGCGGGTGAAGAGCGCATGTCGTCATGCGATGCACAGGCGCTCGCGACGCGTTTCCTTGGCGACACGATCGGCGCGAACATTCTGATGCTCGGCTTTGCGTGGCAACTGGGGCTTGTGCCTGTGTCGTTCGCCGCGATGATGCGCGCAATCGAGCTGAACAACGTGGCGGTGCAGATGAACCAGTTGGCGTTTTCGATTGGCCGTATGGCCGCCGCTGATCCTTCCGGACTGGAGACGCTGTGGACGCAGCGTCATGCGGCGCAGCCTGCTGTAGCGCTGGAGACACTCGATGCATTGGTCGCGGATCGCGAAGCGCGTTTGCTGGCGTATGGTGGCGAGGCTTATGTGAAGCGCTATCGTGCGCTGGTCGATGCGGCGCGTCAGGCTGAGCGCAAGCTTGAGGGCGCGGTTGAGGTTGAAGCGCGCTTGAGCCGCGCTGTTGCTACGACGTTCTATCGGCTGCTCGCGGTGAAGGATGAATACGAAGTCGCGCGCCTGCATAGCGATCCGGCTTTCCGTGCTGCGCTCGAAGCGCAATTCGAAGGCACCGCCGGGAAGGATTTCGGCGTGAAGTTCAACCTTGCGCCGCCGACTATTTCACGCGCGAAGCACGGCGCGACGCCGCAGAAGAAGACGTTTGGTCAATGGATGTGGCCGGTGTTCGGTGTGATGGCGAAGTGGCGCGGGCTGCGGGGCACGATGCTCGATCCGTTTGGCCGCACTGTCGAGCGGCGGATGGAGCGCGAGTTGTCCGCAGACTATGAGGCAACGATGCAGCGGGCGTTTGTGATTTTCGATGACGTCACGGCGGATGATGTCGTCAAGCTCGCTGGGTTGCATGCGCGTGTGCGCGGGTATGGGCATGTGAAGCTGGCTAATCTGGCTGCTGTTAAGCGCAGTGAGCGCGCGCTGGCTGCGCAGTTGCATGTCGAGGCCGCGACAGGGGCGGCTGTGGATGAGGCGCTTCGGGAAGCTAAGGGTGTTGGGGCGTTGCGGGGGATTCCTGTTGTTGTAGCGAAGTAG
- a CDS encoding sensor domain-containing phosphodiesterase translates to MTIAQQERTTVPHGFELSMTSGLQRYSVQHGDLTLTSVFQPIFSLSHMRAVGYEGLLRAHDPFDRAVSPVDVFGQAARVGDVLHVDRLAQSLHLENFKVLGAEREWLFLNVHPGVLIDSYHSAALLANLRRLNLSPRRIVLEVLEQSAEDIERLADAVRQFRERGFLIALDDFGAGHSNIERIWQLNPDIVKLDRIMLSHAAHRADVASILPGLVALLHEAGKLVLIEGVETEHEAHMAMECNVDFVQGFFFGRPHPGLADAAHAAACIGELTERYQTQTEERERRNASRLAPYIRAFERAAERLAAGELLDEVCWNFLALDHAARCYLLDDKGRQAGRNVVLRADRASHETRFLPLSDAQGANWLRRPYFRAAMEAPERVHVTRPYLSINEAVPCVTLSVATQIGSRTCVLCGDIDWFEEPHF, encoded by the coding sequence ATGACGATTGCGCAACAGGAAAGAACAACGGTGCCGCACGGCTTCGAGCTCAGCATGACCTCGGGCCTGCAGCGCTATTCGGTACAACACGGCGACCTGACGCTGACGAGCGTCTTTCAGCCGATATTCAGCCTGTCGCACATGCGTGCCGTGGGTTATGAAGGCTTGCTGCGCGCGCACGATCCATTCGACCGCGCGGTGTCGCCCGTCGATGTGTTCGGCCAGGCGGCGCGCGTCGGCGACGTGTTGCATGTCGACCGGCTCGCGCAGTCGCTGCATCTCGAGAACTTCAAGGTGCTCGGCGCGGAGCGCGAGTGGCTGTTTCTCAACGTCCATCCGGGCGTGCTGATCGATTCGTATCATTCGGCGGCGCTGCTGGCGAATTTGCGGCGGCTGAACCTGTCGCCGCGACGCATCGTGCTCGAAGTGCTCGAACAGAGCGCGGAGGACATCGAGCGTCTGGCCGATGCCGTGCGCCAGTTCCGCGAGCGCGGCTTCCTGATCGCGCTCGACGATTTTGGCGCGGGGCATTCGAACATCGAGCGCATCTGGCAGTTGAATCCCGATATCGTGAAGCTCGATCGCATCATGCTGTCGCATGCGGCGCATCGCGCGGACGTCGCATCGATACTGCCTGGTCTCGTCGCGCTGCTGCATGAGGCGGGCAAGCTGGTGCTGATCGAAGGTGTCGAGACGGAGCACGAGGCGCACATGGCGATGGAGTGCAACGTCGATTTCGTGCAGGGCTTTTTCTTTGGACGCCCGCATCCGGGCCTCGCCGACGCGGCGCATGCGGCAGCGTGCATTGGCGAGTTGACCGAGCGCTATCAGACGCAGACGGAGGAGCGTGAGCGGCGCAACGCGTCGCGGCTCGCGCCGTACATTCGCGCGTTCGAGCGCGCGGCCGAGCGGCTTGCCGCCGGCGAACTGCTCGACGAAGTGTGCTGGAATTTTCTTGCGCTCGATCACGCGGCGCGTTGCTATCTGCTCGACGATAAAGGCCGGCAGGCCGGACGTAATGTCGTGCTGCGTGCCGACCGTGCTTCGCACGAGACGCGTTTCTTGCCGCTATCCGATGCGCAAGGCGCGAACTGGCTGCGGCGCCCGTATTTTCGTGCGGCGATGGAAGCGCCCGAGCGCGTGCATGTGACGCGGCCCTATCTGTCGATCAACGAGGCGGTGCCGTGTGTGACGTTGTCGGTGGCGACGCAGATCGGCAGTCGGACTTGCGTGTTGTGCGGCGATATCGACTGGTTCGAGGAGCCGCACTTCTGA